Proteins co-encoded in one Synechococcus elongatus PCC 6301 genomic window:
- a CDS encoding MEKHLA domain-containing protein yields MSLQPWQMPEIQDWTQILLDSYEQGLGRSLIPRNTDRLEEAEALFKVPFVVVSHNGAADPLLNYGNQTALDLWELEWSQFCGLPSRLTAEPDQRETRSQMLSDALAKGYIDNYSGIRISSQGRRFRIDRATIWTLRQPDGQPCGQAATFTEWYFLD; encoded by the coding sequence ATGAGTCTTCAGCCTTGGCAAATGCCTGAGATTCAAGACTGGACCCAGATTCTGCTGGATAGCTATGAGCAGGGTCTAGGGCGATCGCTGATTCCTCGCAATACTGATCGCCTAGAAGAGGCAGAAGCCCTGTTCAAGGTGCCTTTCGTGGTGGTATCGCACAACGGCGCGGCCGATCCGCTGCTCAACTATGGCAACCAGACCGCGTTGGATCTCTGGGAGCTGGAATGGTCACAATTTTGTGGGCTGCCCTCGCGCTTGACAGCCGAACCCGATCAACGAGAAACGCGATCGCAAATGCTGAGTGACGCGCTAGCTAAGGGCTATATCGACAACTACAGTGGCATCCGCATCAGTAGCCAAGGCCGCCGCTTCCGTATCGATCGCGCCACTATCTGGACGCTCCGTCAGCCCGATGGACAACCCTGCGGTCAAGCTGCAACGTTTACGGAGTGGTATTTCCTCGACTAG
- the rsmG gene encoding 16S rRNA (guanine(527)-N(7))-methyltransferase RsmG: MTSGFALDVRNWTETLGWQPSPQQQQQFEALYHGIIAGNQRLNLTRITDPAEFTEKHLWDSLYGLRPLLTDDWSGEIIDIGTGGGFPGLPAAIALTKSRVMLLDSTRKKIQFLQTLAQELGLSNVTVAVGRAEEWGRDRRQRARYDWATIRAVGPATVCAEYCLPLLKIGGKAVLYRGQWTEEEAIALDRAVTILGGEVVDVSATFLPESGAERHCITLQKTAQTPAAYPRMVGLPSQKPLG; the protein is encoded by the coding sequence GTGACCTCTGGATTTGCCCTGGATGTTCGAAATTGGACTGAGACCTTGGGGTGGCAGCCCTCACCACAGCAACAGCAGCAGTTTGAAGCGCTCTACCACGGCATCATTGCAGGCAATCAGCGGCTGAATTTAACGCGCATCACTGATCCGGCTGAGTTTACTGAAAAGCATCTCTGGGACTCGCTGTATGGCCTGCGTCCTTTGCTCACCGATGATTGGAGCGGCGAGATCATCGACATCGGTACCGGTGGAGGTTTCCCAGGACTGCCTGCTGCGATCGCTTTGACCAAGAGTCGGGTGATGCTGCTCGATTCCACCCGTAAAAAGATTCAGTTTTTGCAAACCTTGGCGCAAGAGCTGGGGTTGTCGAATGTGACAGTAGCGGTAGGACGAGCAGAAGAGTGGGGGCGCGATCGTCGGCAACGGGCGCGCTACGACTGGGCCACGATTCGAGCTGTGGGCCCTGCGACGGTTTGCGCTGAATACTGTCTTCCCTTGCTCAAGATCGGCGGCAAAGCCGTGCTCTATCGTGGGCAATGGACGGAGGAAGAAGCGATCGCCCTCGATCGGGCGGTTACCATCCTTGGTGGTGAAGTAGTGGATGTGTCGGCTACCTTCCTGCCGGAGAGCGGTGCCGAGCGACACTGCATCACCCTCCAGAAAACGGCGCAGACGCCGGCAGCCTATCCGCGCATGGTGGGGTTGCCCAGCCAGAAGCCTCTCGGCTAG
- a CDS encoding J domain-containing protein, with translation MVTSPDYYARLRIPSSASDRDIRQAYRELSKQYHPDTTTLPLPAALQEFQKLQEAYAVLSDPERRRLYDFQLEQHRWTTSRAAALPNPSPRQPRVATVTSDRERTLSAGEIFALFLLSLTVVGCLVLTIGLGLLRGEQLLQTPSWFQVTTPAADVQAIALPDSEPAAIETPALLAPTSNDNPAAS, from the coding sequence ATGGTAACCAGTCCAGACTATTACGCACGTCTTCGCATTCCTTCCAGTGCCAGCGATCGCGATATTCGGCAGGCCTATCGTGAGCTGAGTAAGCAGTACCATCCCGACACGACCACACTGCCTTTGCCAGCAGCACTGCAAGAATTCCAAAAGCTGCAAGAGGCCTACGCCGTCCTTAGTGATCCCGAGCGCCGCCGACTCTACGACTTTCAGCTCGAGCAACACCGCTGGACGACATCCCGTGCTGCTGCCCTGCCCAACCCCAGTCCTCGCCAGCCACGGGTGGCCACAGTCACTAGTGATCGTGAGCGCACCCTCTCAGCAGGAGAAATTTTCGCTCTGTTTTTGCTGTCGCTGACCGTTGTCGGCTGTCTCGTGCTCACCATTGGCTTAGGACTCCTGCGGGGTGAGCAGCTACTGCAAACGCCCAGTTGGTTCCAAGTCACCACTCCCGCAGCCGATGTTCAGGCGATCGCCCTGCCCGACTCCGAGCCTGCCGCGATCGAAACGCCCGCTCTTCTCGCCCCCACTAGCAATGACAACCCTGCCGCTTCCTGA
- a CDS encoding DUF3143 domain-containing protein: protein MTTLPLPETPLYNHSLPAIETWLRDLGSIQDLEALNCWSLRHTDWSAEIELGTDQIVVCYRSAGEAGQDLTRAYKYSLSRADLEAVILGGP, encoded by the coding sequence ATGACAACCCTGCCGCTTCCTGAAACACCGCTCTACAATCACAGCCTGCCTGCGATCGAAACTTGGTTGCGGGATTTGGGCAGCATTCAGGATTTGGAAGCTCTCAACTGCTGGAGTCTTCGGCACACTGACTGGTCTGCCGAGATTGAGCTGGGGACGGATCAAATCGTGGTGTGTTACCGATCGGCGGGCGAAGCAGGGCAGGATCTCACTCGCGCCTACAAATATTCCCTCAGCCGCGCTGATCTCGAAGCTGTGATCCTCGGTGGCCCCTAG
- the uppS gene encoding polyprenyl diphosphate synthase, whose translation MTSVSNCDLRQRPPDLLPDRLPSHVAVIMDGNGRWAKQRGLPRIMGHRRGVDSLKQLLRCCDDWGIGALTAYAFSTENWGRPHEEVDFLMTLFERVLRRELQELMAENVRIRFVGDLENLPTSLQREIDRATSATAQNDGIRFTVATNYGGRQELLKACREIAAQVQQGQLAIDAIDESLLSSHLYTAGVTDPDLLIRTSGEKRLSNFLLWQLAYAEIYVTDTLWPDFDRYEFYLALRDFQSRQRRFGRLT comes from the coding sequence ATGACCTCTGTCTCTAATTGCGATTTACGTCAGCGCCCGCCCGACCTACTCCCCGATCGCCTGCCTAGCCACGTCGCGGTGATTATGGACGGCAATGGTCGTTGGGCCAAGCAGCGTGGCTTGCCACGAATTATGGGTCACCGGCGCGGGGTTGACTCCCTCAAGCAGCTGTTGCGCTGTTGCGATGACTGGGGTATTGGCGCCCTGACTGCCTACGCATTCTCAACAGAAAACTGGGGTAGACCTCACGAAGAGGTTGACTTTCTCATGACTCTGTTTGAGCGGGTCTTGCGCCGCGAACTTCAAGAGTTAATGGCTGAAAACGTTCGCATTCGGTTTGTCGGTGACCTCGAGAATCTACCGACATCGCTGCAACGAGAAATCGATCGCGCGACCTCAGCGACAGCCCAAAATGACGGAATTCGCTTCACGGTCGCGACAAACTACGGCGGCCGTCAAGAACTCCTCAAAGCCTGTCGTGAGATTGCGGCCCAAGTGCAGCAAGGCCAGTTGGCGATCGATGCCATTGACGAGTCGCTCCTCTCCAGTCATCTCTACACTGCCGGCGTCACCGATCCCGATCTCCTGATTCGAACCAGTGGCGAAAAACGGCTGAGCAATTTCTTGCTCTGGCAACTGGCCTATGCCGAAATCTACGTGACCGATACACTCTGGCCTGATTTCGATCGCTACGAGTTTTACCTAGCCCTGCGCGATTTCCAAAGTCGCCAACGCCGCTTTGGTCGCTTGACCTAG
- the cdaA gene encoding diadenylate cyclase CdaA has product MGDWLTQTGTWLSSGSGLLLRNALDISLVLILFYVILVLIGERRTLWMVRGFIVLMLAAAISSRLNLTLLNFVLNNLVIGSAVAMAVLLQSEFRRFLEQLGRGEVAALFRPNARSQPRAGGVAEEIIEAVKELSQNRTGALIVIETGSSIDDRDVNSLGVRLNAEVSSELLQSIFQTSTQLHDGAVLISENRVVAAGVILPLSEQVISRRLGTRHRAALGITERLNQCICIVVSEETGSISLAEQGILNRPLTSSKLKALLEERMSLAAQREVIAPDLRSLSRYLYSSSRSVLRHLNLLGSRRGRP; this is encoded by the coding sequence ATGGGAGACTGGCTGACGCAGACAGGAACATGGCTTAGCAGCGGCTCCGGCCTGCTGCTGCGCAATGCCTTGGATATCAGCCTCGTCCTCATCCTCTTCTACGTCATCTTGGTGTTGATCGGAGAGCGGCGTACCCTTTGGATGGTGCGGGGCTTCATCGTACTAATGTTGGCAGCGGCTATCAGCAGTCGACTCAACCTCACCCTGCTCAACTTTGTTCTCAACAACTTAGTCATTGGCTCGGCTGTAGCCATGGCAGTCTTGCTGCAGTCAGAATTCCGGCGCTTTTTGGAGCAGTTAGGACGGGGGGAAGTTGCGGCGTTATTCCGCCCGAATGCGCGATCGCAACCTCGGGCTGGCGGTGTAGCTGAGGAGATTATTGAAGCTGTCAAAGAACTCTCCCAGAATCGTACTGGCGCCCTGATCGTCATTGAGACTGGCTCCAGCATCGATGATCGCGATGTGAATTCTCTGGGGGTGCGCCTCAACGCCGAAGTGTCAAGTGAGCTGCTCCAGTCCATTTTTCAAACCAGCACACAGCTCCATGACGGTGCAGTCTTGATTTCCGAGAATCGGGTGGTTGCAGCAGGAGTGATTCTGCCCTTGTCAGAACAGGTTATTTCACGACGACTGGGCACGCGACACCGTGCAGCTTTAGGAATTACCGAGCGGCTGAATCAATGTATTTGCATCGTGGTTTCTGAAGAAACGGGTTCAATTTCGCTGGCAGAACAAGGAATCCTGAATCGCCCGCTGACTAGTAGTAAACTCAAGGCATTGTTGGAAGAGCGCATGTCGCTTGCTGCCCAGCGGGAGGTCATTGCTCCTGATTTGCGATCGCTCTCTCGCTACCTTTACAGCTCTAGTCGTTCGGTTCTACGACACCTCAATCTCTTGGGTTCCCGCCGAGGTCGTCCATGA
- the lysA gene encoding diaminopimelate decarboxylase has translation MVSTPAAPSLNPQYPALFGTDRPSNSPNQNLFPLTASVTADGQLEVGGCRVSDLVERYGSPLYILDEQTLRAACQSYRSALAHHYPGAALPIYASKAWNCLAVCALVAQEGLGIDVVSAGELYTALQAGVPSDRLYFHGNNKSLSELAMGVEAGCTIVVDNWQELRNLEAIAAEQQREVRVMIRFTPGIECHTHEYIRTGHLDSKFGFDPDQLDALLAALVDQPYLRCIGLHAHIGSQIFELQPHADLAGVLVGAYAKALALGLPIAELNVGGGLGIRYTESDDPPSIDEWVRQVSESLVAACQAADLPLPKLICEPGRSLIGTACVTAYQIGSRKEVPGIRTYLAVDGGMSDNPRPITYQSTYRAVIANRLNVSDRETVTVAGKHCESGDVLLKDAELAPSQPGDILVVLATGAYNYSMASNYNRIARPAAVLVNNGEAQIILARESLQDLLRQDRLPVGLQA, from the coding sequence ATGGTTTCCACTCCAGCTGCGCCCTCGTTAAATCCTCAGTATCCGGCTTTGTTTGGGACCGATCGCCCCTCCAACTCCCCCAACCAAAATCTGTTTCCGTTGACAGCGAGTGTGACGGCAGACGGTCAGCTCGAAGTGGGTGGCTGCCGCGTCTCAGATTTGGTGGAACGCTATGGCTCTCCGCTCTATATCCTCGATGAGCAAACGCTGCGTGCCGCTTGTCAATCCTATCGTTCTGCGCTGGCGCACCATTATCCCGGTGCTGCCCTGCCGATCTACGCCTCGAAGGCCTGGAATTGCCTAGCGGTTTGCGCTTTGGTTGCTCAGGAAGGTCTGGGCATTGATGTAGTGTCGGCAGGTGAACTCTACACGGCCCTGCAAGCAGGTGTCCCGAGCGATCGCCTCTACTTCCACGGCAACAACAAATCCCTGAGCGAATTGGCGATGGGTGTAGAAGCGGGTTGCACGATCGTCGTTGATAACTGGCAAGAACTGCGCAACCTTGAGGCGATCGCCGCTGAGCAGCAGCGGGAAGTGCGGGTGATGATCCGCTTCACGCCGGGCATTGAGTGCCACACCCACGAATACATTCGGACGGGGCACCTTGACAGTAAGTTTGGCTTCGATCCCGATCAGCTGGATGCGCTGCTAGCCGCCTTGGTCGATCAGCCCTATCTCCGCTGCATTGGCCTGCATGCCCACATCGGCTCGCAAATTTTTGAACTCCAGCCCCATGCCGATTTGGCGGGTGTGTTGGTCGGGGCCTATGCCAAAGCGCTGGCTTTGGGCTTGCCGATCGCTGAGTTAAACGTGGGCGGGGGTCTGGGAATTCGCTACACCGAGTCGGATGATCCCCCAAGCATTGATGAATGGGTGCGGCAGGTGAGCGAAAGTCTGGTCGCAGCTTGCCAAGCCGCAGACCTGCCGTTGCCCAAGTTGATCTGTGAGCCAGGGCGATCGCTAATTGGTACCGCCTGCGTTACGGCCTACCAAATTGGCAGCCGCAAAGAAGTACCAGGAATCCGCACTTACCTGGCTGTCGATGGCGGCATGTCCGACAACCCTCGACCAATCACCTACCAGTCGACTTACCGAGCGGTGATCGCCAACCGCCTCAACGTGAGCGATCGCGAAACCGTGACGGTGGCTGGCAAGCATTGTGAGTCTGGTGATGTCCTGCTCAAGGACGCAGAGTTGGCTCCCAGTCAACCCGGCGATATTCTCGTCGTGCTGGCGACGGGGGCTTACAACTACAGCATGGCTTCGAATTACAACCGCATTGCGCGACCCGCTGCAGTTTTGGTGAACAATGGCGAAGCCCAAATCATTCTGGCGCGGGAGTCTCTGCAAGACTTGTTGCGACAGGATCGGTTACCAGTAGGGCTGCAAGCCTAG
- the rimI gene encoding ribosomal protein S18-alanine N-acetyltransferase yields the protein MYDPAPLCLSPLALDQVEAARHLDEQTLGGFWAIEADRREVESDPSDLLGLWQGAHLIGLGCSWTIVDEAHITLLAIAPSHQQQGLGGFLLLALLQAAIRRDMAWATLEVRVSNQVAIALYQSLGFQEVGQRPSYYADTGEAARILWLKGLRENSVQEAIAQQWKARQQRLNRQGWQLQLPMQLATACTEDPDPLATTG from the coding sequence GTGTACGATCCTGCGCCGCTCTGCCTCAGCCCGCTGGCCCTCGATCAGGTCGAGGCGGCCCGTCACTTGGATGAGCAGACCCTTGGCGGCTTTTGGGCGATCGAAGCTGACCGGCGGGAGGTTGAGAGCGACCCCAGTGATCTCTTGGGGCTCTGGCAGGGAGCCCACTTGATCGGCTTGGGTTGTAGCTGGACGATCGTCGATGAAGCTCACATCACCTTGCTGGCGATCGCCCCCTCCCACCAGCAGCAAGGGCTGGGCGGTTTCTTATTGTTGGCGTTACTGCAAGCGGCGATTCGTCGAGATATGGCTTGGGCGACATTGGAAGTGCGAGTCTCTAATCAAGTCGCGATCGCGCTTTACCAAAGCTTGGGTTTTCAAGAGGTCGGTCAGCGCCCCAGCTATTACGCCGATACTGGCGAAGCTGCTCGGATTCTCTGGTTGAAAGGCCTGAGAGAAAACTCCGTGCAAGAGGCGATCGCCCAGCAGTGGAAAGCACGGCAACAGCGTCTGAATCGGCAGGGTTGGCAGCTACAACTACCGATGCAGTTGGCTACAGCTTGCACCGAAGATCCCGACCCTTTAGCCACCACTGGCTAA